The following is a genomic window from Balneolales bacterium ANBcel1.
AGTTGTCTTCATTAATAGTCAGTGATATGTAATCACAATAACCGGCAAGCGCTTCATCTATGGAGTTGTCAACCACCTCGTTAATCAGGTGATGAAGTCCTCTCTGCGAGGTATCTCCAATATACATGGAAGGCCGTTTTCTTACCGCTTCCAGGCCTTCGAGAACCTGGATATTGGATGCTCTGTATTCCGGTTGTTTTGCTTCACTCATGGTACTATAGCCAGGTTGATTGAATTAATCACAGAGAGGCCGGAAGGACCCCACCATTTTTCTTCCATTTTAATAAGTGAAAATAGCCCTTAATCGCATCTTTTCAAAACAAGTAACCATCGAATTCGGCTTCAGACACAAAATGCCACTGCGCGCCATTATGACCCTGCCCCTGAACTTGTTACTTGTTTTGAAAGAGAAAAAATGTTTGTTACTTGTTGATAATTCCTCTATTTTTGCTTTCTGTTTGCAATAATTAACTTGAATGATCTGAACCACCATGTCATTACGAGACGATATATTCGGAAGCAAGGCCCAAAACGGCTATCGGTCTTCCAAGTCCAATAATAAAACGAAGCATCGTTTTAAATTGAATCTTCAGAAAAGGAGATTTTACATTCCTGAAGAAGATCGCTGGATCACATTGCGTGTTACTGCCAAAACCGTTCGGACGATCAACCGAAAAGGTGTAACAGCGGTTTTGCAGGAAGCCAGAAAAAAAGGCACCCTTAACAAAAACATCTGAATCCCGTTATGGCCAAGGCTAAAGGTAATCGCGTACAAGTCATTTTGGAATGCACGG
Proteins encoded in this region:
- the rpmB gene encoding 50S ribosomal protein L28; its protein translation is MSLRDDIFGSKAQNGYRSSKSNNKTKHRFKLNLQKRRFYIPEEDRWITLRVTAKTVRTINRKGVTAVLQEARKKGTLNKNI